A stretch of the Lolium perenne isolate Kyuss_39 chromosome 3, Kyuss_2.0, whole genome shotgun sequence genome encodes the following:
- the LOC127327107 gene encoding DNA replication licensing factor MCM4, whose protein sequence is MASNDGGNSPNTVSSPDARPSSPLPATNSSPPQSARRAGGRRRRGSASPFASSPSLGGFETPPPPGRRTPSGAGASRQRQNWTGRFPPTPSTPMSTDDVPLSSEAGDEDTPETDGGGGVDATPVFVWGTNISVQDVNAAILRFLRHFRDPRDAGRVDPVMDEGKYMRAIHRILELEGGESLDVDAHDVFDHDPDLYGKMVRYPLEVLAIFDIVLMDLVARIEPLFEKHIQTRIYNLKSSICLRNLNPSDIEKMVSIKGMIIRCSSVIPELKEAVFRCLVCGFYSEPVMVDRGRVTEPHICQKEQCKASNSMTLVHNRCRFSDKQIIKLQETPDEIPEGGTPHTVSVVMHDKLVDAGKPGDRVEITGIYRAMSIRIGPSQRTVKSIFKTYIDCLHIKKTDKSRLHIEDSMDIDNTNASKSSEDHFVRDKIEKLKELSKLPDIYDRLTRSLAPNIWELDDVKRGLLCQLFGGNALRLPSGANFRGDINILLVGDPGTSKSQLLQYMHKLSPRGIYTSGRGSSAVGLTAYVAKDPETGETVLESGALVLSDKGVCCIDEFDKMSDNARSMLHEVMEQQTVSIAKAGIIASLNARTSVLACANPSESRYNPRLSVIDNIHLPPTLMSRFDLIYLILDKADEQTDRRLAKHIVSLHFENPEVVEHQVLDLPTLVAYISYARNIQPQLSDEAAEELTRGYVEMRKRGNSPGSRKKVITATARQIESLIRLSEALARMRFSEEVGVGDVREAFRLLEVAMQQSATDHATGTIDMDLIMTGVSASERQRRDNLVAAVRNLMMEKMQIGGPSMRMTELLEEVRKQSSMEVHLHDIRVALGTLMSEGSALIHGESVKRT, encoded by the exons ATGGCGTCTAACGACGGCGGGAACTCTCCCAACA CTGTATCGTCGCCCGATGCCCGGCCATCGAGCCCGCTCCCGGCGACCAACTCGTCCCCTCCTCAGTCCGCGCGGCGTGCCggcggacgccgccgccgcggctcTGCCAGCCCGTTCGCCTCGTCCCCGTCCCTCGGTGGGTTTGAGACGCCGCCTCCACCCGGCCGCCGCACTCCGTCCGGTGCCGGTGCCTCCCGACAGCGCCAGAACTGGACCGGACGGTTCCCGCCAACTCCGTCCACCCCCATGTCCACCGACGACGTCCCGCTGTCCTCCGAAGCCGGGGATGAGGACACCCCCGagaccgacggcggcggcggcgtcgacgCCACCCCTGTCTTCGTCTGGGGCACCAATATCAGCGTGCAGGACGTCAACGCCGCCATCCTGCGCTTTCTGCGACACTTCCGGGATCCCCGCGACGCTGGCCGCGTCGACCCAGTCATGGACGAGGGCAAGTACATGAGGGCCATCCACCGCATCCTCGAGCTCGAGGGCGGGGAGTCGCTCGACGTGGATGCACACGACGTGTTCGACCACGATCCCGACCTGTATGGCAAGATGGTCCGCTACCCTCTCGAGGTCCTCGCCATCTTTGACATTGTTCTCATGGACCTCGTGGCGCGTattgagccgctcttcgagaagcACATCCAGACAAGGATCTACAACCTCAAGTCCTCGATTTGCTTGAGGAATCTGAACCCATCAG ATATTGAGAAGATGGTGTCGATTAAGGGTATGATAATTCGATGCAGCTCAGTCATACCGGAGCTGAAGGAGGCTGTATTCCGCTGCCTTGTTTGTGGCTTCTACTCAGAGCCTGTCATGGTTGATAGAG GGAGAGTAACTGAACCGCACATATGCCAGAAAGAACAATGTAAAGCCTCCAACTCTATGACTCTAGTCCATAATCGATGCAG ATTTTCGGACAAGCAGATCATAAAGTTGCAGGAAACACCAGATGAGATACCGGAAGGTGGTACTCCTCATACAGTTAGTGTTGTGATGCACGATAAGCTTGTTGATGCTGGAAAGCCTGGAGACAGGGTTGAG ATCACTGGGATATACAGGGCCATGAGTATCAGAATTGGGCCAAGCCAGAGGACAGTAAAGTCAATTTTCAAG ACATACATTGATTGCCTTCACATAAAGAAGACAGACAAGTCGAGGCTTCATATTGAGGACTCTATGGATATTGACAATACCAACGCTAGCAAGTCTTCTGAAGACCACTTTGTCAGAGATAAG ATTGAAAAGTTAAAAGAACTTTCAAAGTTGCCTGATATCTATGATAGATTGACAAGATCATTGGCTCCGAACATATGGGAACTGGATGATGTTAAGAGGGGCCTGCTTTGCCAG CTTTTTGGTGGCAATGCTTTGAGGCTTCCTTCTGGAGCTAACTTCAGAGGTGATATCAACATTTTGCTTGTTGGTGATCCTGGAACGAGTAAATCCCAGCTTCTCCAGTACATGCATAAACTGTCTCCTCGTGGTATTTACACAAGCGGAAGAGGCAGTTCAGCAGTTGGCCTCACTGCTTATGTTGCGAAGGATCCTGAAACTGGTGAAACT GTTCTTGAGAGTGGAGCACTTGTTTTGAGTGACAAAGGTGTTTGCTGTATCGATGAGTTTGACAAGATGTCTGATAATGCTCGAAGCATGCTACATGAG GTGATGGAGCAGCAGACTGTATCTATTGCAAAGGCTGGAATAATTGCGTCCTTAAATGCTAGAACATCTGTTCTAGCATGTGCAAATCCATCTGAATCACGGTACAATCCAAGGCTTTCTGTGATTGACAATATACACCTTCCTCCAACACTGATGTCAAG ATTTGACCTGATTTATCTTATCCTGGACAAGGCAGACGAGCAAACTGATAGGCGGCTGGCTAAGCATATTGTTTCATTGCATTTTGAGAATCCAGAA GTAGTGGAGCACCAGGTCTTGGACTTGCCCACACTAGTTGCATACATAAGCTATGCAAGGAACATCCAGCCACAGTTATCTGATGAAGCAGCAGAAGAATTGACCCGTGGCTACGTTGAGATGAGGAAAAGAGGAAACAGCCCTGGGAGCAGAAAGAAG GTCATCACTGCAACAGCTAGGCAAATTGAGAGCCTGATTCGTCTCAGTGAAGCGCTGGCACGAATGCGTTTCTCAGAAGAG GTTGGAGTGGGAGATGTTAGAGAAGCGTTTAGGCTTCTTGAAGTGGCCATGCAGCAGTCTGCAACCGATCATGCAACAG GGACTATTGACATGGATCTAATCATGACTGGAGTATCTGCAAGTGAAAGGCAGAGACGTGACAATCTTGTTGCGGCTGTCCGAAACCTTATGATGGAGAAAATGCAGATTGGAGGTCCCTCAATGCGTATGACTGAG TTGCTGGAAGAAGTGAGGAAACAGAGCTCCATGGAAGTTCATCTGCATGAT ATTCGCGTTGCTCTTGGCACTCTTATGAGTGAGGGTTCTGCACTTATCCATGGAGAAAGTGTGAAGAGGACCTGA